One part of the Algiphilus sp. genome encodes these proteins:
- the metW gene encoding methionine biosynthesis protein MetW, producing the protein MLTMGPRVPEKLRPDLALISDWIPSNAHILDLGCGEGALLAYLNAERGVTGYGLEIDEDEIAAAIGGGVNVIQGDVDDGLQQYAAGSFDFVVMTQALQALQRPDLAIGEMLRVGRTAIVTFPNFGHWMARLDVLRGRMPLTRTMPEHWYDSENIHLCTVRDFEVLCEENDWRITRRNLLNHDHQDGWLQRFAPNLFTEIAVYMLESRKEAA; encoded by the coding sequence ATGCTGACCATGGGACCGCGCGTGCCCGAGAAGCTGCGGCCCGATCTGGCGCTCATCAGCGACTGGATTCCGTCCAACGCGCACATCCTCGACCTGGGCTGCGGCGAGGGCGCCCTGCTGGCCTATCTCAACGCCGAGCGCGGCGTCACCGGCTACGGGCTGGAGATCGACGAGGACGAGATCGCCGCGGCCATCGGCGGCGGCGTCAACGTCATCCAGGGCGACGTCGACGACGGTCTGCAGCAGTACGCCGCCGGCAGCTTCGATTTCGTGGTCATGACGCAGGCCCTGCAGGCCCTGCAGCGCCCCGACCTCGCGATCGGCGAGATGCTGCGCGTCGGGCGCACCGCCATCGTCACCTTCCCCAACTTCGGGCACTGGATGGCCCGCCTCGACGTGCTCCGCGGCCGCATGCCGCTGACGCGCACCATGCCGGAACACTGGTACGACAGCGAGAACATCCACCTGTGCACAGTGCGAGACTTCGAGGTGCTGTGCGAGGAGAACGACTGGCGCATCACGCGCCGCAACCTCCTCAACCACGATCACCAGGACGGCTGGCTGCAGCGCTTCGCGCCCAACCTGTTCACCGAGATCGCGGTCTACATGCTCGAATCGCGCAAGGAGGCGGCATGA
- a CDS encoding DUF4426 domain-containing protein — MMRYRCTAMTLLLAIAGVCAAENGGQSVVRDGFEIHYAALGTMDIPAETARAVQVTRSANRMLLVLNAQRADDAASVRATAEGTVTNIVGQAKTFEPRVVEDNGVWYVLADFRVSGGERLRFDLAVTPEGASAPIPVRFQQTFYPPR, encoded by the coding sequence ATGATGCGCTACCGCTGCACTGCAATGACCCTGCTGCTGGCGATCGCCGGAGTCTGCGCCGCCGAGAACGGCGGCCAGTCGGTGGTGCGCGACGGCTTCGAGATCCACTATGCCGCGCTCGGGACCATGGACATTCCGGCCGAGACCGCGCGGGCGGTGCAGGTGACGCGCAGCGCCAATCGCATGCTGCTGGTGCTCAACGCCCAGCGGGCCGACGATGCCGCCAGCGTGCGCGCCACTGCGGAAGGCACCGTGACCAACATCGTCGGGCAGGCGAAGACGTTCGAGCCGCGGGTGGTCGAGGACAACGGCGTGTGGTACGTGCTGGCGGACTTCCGGGTCTCCGGGGGTGAGCGGCTGCGCTTCGACCTCGCGGTCACGCCCGAAGGTGCGTCCGCACCGATCCCGGTGCGCTTCCAGCAGACCTTCTACCCGCCTCGCTAG
- a CDS encoding diguanylate cyclase has translation MSDTADTDRPSILVVDDIHANRVAMRRLLAQVDADIVEADSGAAALSACLEEQFALILLDVQMPDMDGFEVAELLSGQGDLSDTPVIFVTANSTDELSHLEGYRLGAVDYLTKPVNETILLAKVRAFLELYRTRGRMQTLLRQVEDYNRRLQLEVEERKRAEARALHRAYHDQLTDLPNRARFYECLEAALTEDPASVALIFVDLDGFKQVNDGHGHAAGDALLVAVAGRLRHGFRAEDLVARLGGDEFAVLLRALPAEGRALAERLASQVVDMLGRPFRLEAEGAHLSAHIGASAGLAFGADHGSGVDSLVAAADEAMYEAKRGGKGRVRVAGASAPDR, from the coding sequence GTGAGCGACACAGCCGACACCGACCGGCCGAGCATCCTGGTGGTCGACGACATCCACGCCAATCGCGTGGCCATGCGCCGCCTGCTGGCGCAGGTGGATGCGGACATCGTCGAGGCCGACTCCGGTGCCGCGGCGCTTTCGGCGTGTCTCGAGGAACAGTTCGCGCTCATCCTGCTCGATGTGCAGATGCCCGACATGGACGGCTTCGAGGTCGCCGAGCTGCTGTCCGGGCAGGGGGACCTCTCGGACACACCGGTGATCTTCGTGACCGCGAACAGTACCGACGAGCTCTCGCATCTCGAGGGCTACCGGCTGGGGGCGGTGGACTACCTCACCAAGCCGGTCAACGAGACCATCCTGCTGGCCAAGGTGCGCGCCTTTCTCGAGCTGTACCGCACGCGCGGCCGCATGCAGACGCTGCTGCGGCAGGTCGAGGACTACAACCGCCGCCTGCAGCTCGAGGTCGAGGAGCGCAAGCGTGCCGAGGCGCGGGCGCTGCACCGCGCCTACCACGACCAGCTCACCGATCTGCCCAATCGCGCGCGCTTCTACGAGTGCCTGGAGGCCGCGCTGACCGAGGACCCGGCCAGCGTGGCGCTGATCTTCGTCGATCTCGACGGCTTCAAGCAGGTCAATGACGGCCACGGGCATGCCGCCGGCGACGCCCTGCTGGTGGCGGTCGCAGGGCGGCTGCGTCACGGATTCCGCGCCGAGGATCTGGTCGCGCGGCTGGGTGGCGACGAGTTCGCCGTCCTGCTGCGCGCGCTGCCGGCCGAGGGACGCGCGCTCGCCGAGCGCCTGGCATCCCAGGTGGTCGATATGCTCGGCAGACCGTTCCGTCTCGAGGCCGAAGGGGCGCACCTCAGCGCGCACATCGGCGCCAGCGCCGGCCTCGCCTTCGGCGCCGATCACGGCAGCGGGGTGGACAGTCTGGTGGCGGCCGCGGACGAGGCCATGTACGAGGCCAAGCGCGGCGGCAAGGGGCGCGTGCGGGTGGCGGGAGCGTCCGCCCCGGATCGCTAG
- a CDS encoding chemotaxis protein CheB, producing the protein MAIAARNAVVLSGSSGAIAALGRILPKLPVRADTAFIVLMHLPEHDPGTWPEGLRRRSPAPVVEAADRAPASGGYLHAAPAGYHLLVEADGTFALSLDARESYVRPSADVLLDSAADCWRERLCAVILSGANGDGARALPRVHNHGGHIIVQEPEDAAFRAMPEAAIATVAVDRVVAADRIAGEVIAWLP; encoded by the coding sequence ATGGCCATCGCGGCACGCAATGCGGTCGTCCTGTCCGGATCGAGCGGCGCCATCGCCGCGCTCGGGCGGATCCTGCCGAAACTGCCGGTGCGGGCCGATACCGCGTTCATCGTGCTGATGCATCTGCCGGAACACGACCCCGGCACCTGGCCGGAGGGACTGCGCCGCCGCAGCCCCGCTCCGGTCGTCGAGGCGGCCGACCGCGCGCCGGCTTCCGGCGGCTACCTGCACGCCGCGCCGGCCGGCTATCATCTGCTGGTGGAGGCCGACGGCACCTTTGCGCTGTCGCTCGACGCCCGCGAGTCGTACGTGCGGCCCTCCGCCGATGTGCTCCTGGACAGCGCCGCCGACTGCTGGCGCGAGCGGCTCTGCGCCGTCATCCTCAGCGGAGCCAATGGCGACGGTGCCCGCGCGCTGCCGCGCGTGCACAATCATGGAGGTCACATCATCGTCCAGGAACCGGAAGACGCTGCCTTCCGCGCCATGCCGGAAGCCGCCATCGCCACGGTTGCGGTGGATCGCGTAGTGGCCGCCGACCGGATCGCAGGGGAAGTCATTGCATGGTTGCCGTGA
- a CDS encoding CheR family methyltransferase: MTEAVPDDTAPPDAEDVEVELFIEALRRAHGYDYSGYLRASFKRRLQALAARKQAPDISSLIGRMLRDPAMLPEIISGLSVPHSGMFRDPGVFARLRGEVLPALASHPRLTVWHAGCAGGEEAYSLAIVLHELGLMRRSRIYATDISDGILALAREGIYPLREARQYAENYLAAGGTASFSDYMHAQYGGIKMHDWLRAPMTFATHNLTADGVFVEAQLVLCRNVFIYFDAALRRRALQLFADSLVRGGYLLLGLREAVDRELVTRWFEPLGDGLYRRLSS, translated from the coding sequence ATGACTGAGGCGGTCCCCGACGATACCGCGCCGCCCGACGCCGAGGATGTCGAGGTCGAGCTGTTCATCGAGGCGCTCAGGCGCGCCCATGGCTACGACTATTCGGGCTATCTTCGTGCGAGCTTCAAGCGCCGGTTGCAGGCGCTCGCGGCCCGCAAGCAGGCGCCCGACATCAGCAGCCTCATCGGGCGCATGCTGCGCGATCCCGCCATGCTCCCGGAGATCATTTCCGGCCTGTCGGTGCCGCATTCCGGCATGTTCCGCGATCCCGGCGTGTTCGCGCGGCTGCGCGGCGAGGTGCTTCCGGCACTGGCCAGTCACCCGCGCCTTACCGTCTGGCATGCCGGCTGCGCGGGCGGCGAGGAGGCCTATTCGCTGGCCATCGTGCTGCACGAGCTGGGCCTGATGCGGCGCAGCCGGATCTACGCCACCGATATCAGCGACGGCATACTGGCGCTCGCCCGCGAGGGCATCTATCCGCTGCGCGAAGCGCGCCAGTACGCGGAGAACTACCTCGCCGCGGGCGGAACCGCCAGCTTCTCGGACTACATGCACGCCCAGTACGGCGGCATCAAGATGCACGACTGGCTGCGGGCACCGATGACCTTCGCCACCCACAATCTCACTGCGGACGGCGTCTTCGTGGAGGCGCAGCTCGTGCTCTGCCGCAACGTCTTCATCTATTTCGACGCGGCGCTGCGGCGCCGCGCGCTGCAGTTGTTCGCCGACTCGCTGGTGCGCGGCGGCTACCTCCTGCTCGGGCTGCGCGAGGCGGTCGACCGCGAGCTCGTGACGCGGTGGTTCGAGCCTCTCGGCGACGGTCTCTACCGGCGTCTCAGCAGCTAG
- a CDS encoding response regulator, which yields MRFSVAFGAILALFVGLTTLFGVAVVELNAARELGRRTSERLALVERLLATIHEQESSLRGYLLSDRRPFLDDYESAPQRLSEQAAALEAVGDGHRSTINQIVALAQRWRTEFAEPVLALYRDGDVKALRDRIEAGRGRDMVTRIETLTDGLIAEDREALAAREAQLARRLDMMTIAVAVALAVAMLVLLGVVRTLRVRVADPMTALAASTRRLAAGEAAQIDHLDARDEIGDIARALDEFGRANRRTRQNVWIKTSVTDLTERLGRADDWPAFASAALGTLCPQLGAVSGALYRVEDDGARARCFGQWARGAAGGEADIVFAAGEGLVGEALRSHAPVRVTDLPPDYPLVRGGLGESRPAYAMAEPLTVGSEVIGVLEISGFRSPGEAERALLDEARSVLALALDSLDGDLRTRQLLDETRQQAQALRESEEELRAQQEELRASNDTLSAQTAELEEQGERLRASEEELRVQAQELREANGELQERSMALERASEEIARKSREVEQASRYKSEFLANMSHELRTPLNALLILARSLADNEQGNLDDDQIESARIIHESGQNLLRLINDVLDLSKIEAGRLEVAAERIAPRALFERLRREFEPMARSKGLAFQLDIDEALPAHIRHDGDKLRQIVVNLLGNAIKFTEQGEVALSVAVVAEGDAAQLSVAVRDSGIGMDAATAERVFRAFEQADSSTSRRYGGTGLGLAISRRLAELLGGSLSVESEPGAGACFRLRVPLTLAGDDRDDAEPVPEAAPTPVPSAPEPELERAGSGARPRLLIIEDDAAFARVVAKTAEGRGLEVQHAATGGAGLELARTHPPAGIVLDLGLPDMDGSAVVEALRADERTRGVPVHIISAADDAGGADDAAIRGFLRKPVTREDLDQVFARLLGTERGRRVLIVDDDAATRRALAKLLRGYPEITVDEAADGEAALAALGSGRRIGCMILDLNLPDIDGFELLDAIERNPDPPPVVVYSARELSEAEMLRLRGHTDSIVIKGAQATDRLLDEVKLFLHAVDRPRATGAAAASGGAADLDGRRVLIVDDDVRNVFALSKALRARGLDVVMQQDAARALELLATEDAGGIELVLMDIMMPGIDGYEAMRRIRADARHKQLPIIALTAKAMRGDREKCLEAGASDYLSKPVDVDKLVSMMRVWLDATPHD from the coding sequence ATGCGCTTTTCGGTCGCGTTCGGCGCCATCCTGGCGCTCTTCGTCGGGCTCACGACCCTGTTCGGGGTCGCCGTCGTCGAGCTCAACGCCGCCCGGGAGCTTGGCCGGCGCACCTCCGAGCGCCTCGCGCTCGTGGAGCGTCTGCTGGCAACCATCCACGAGCAGGAGAGCAGCCTGCGCGGCTATCTGCTCAGCGATCGCCGCCCGTTCCTCGACGACTACGAGTCGGCACCGCAGCGTCTGAGCGAACAGGCGGCGGCACTGGAGGCCGTCGGCGACGGCCACCGGTCGACGATCAACCAGATCGTCGCACTGGCACAGCGCTGGCGAACCGAGTTCGCGGAGCCGGTCCTGGCGCTGTACCGCGACGGCGACGTGAAGGCGCTGCGCGACCGCATCGAGGCCGGCCGCGGGCGCGACATGGTCACGCGCATCGAAACGCTCACCGACGGGCTCATCGCCGAGGATCGCGAGGCCCTTGCCGCGCGCGAGGCGCAGCTGGCCCGGCGGCTGGACATGATGACGATTGCGGTGGCTGTGGCCCTGGCGGTCGCGATGCTCGTGCTGCTCGGCGTGGTCCGGACGCTGCGCGTCCGCGTGGCCGACCCCATGACGGCGCTGGCCGCGAGCACCCGGCGCCTGGCGGCCGGCGAGGCCGCGCAGATCGACCATCTCGACGCGCGCGACGAGATCGGCGACATCGCGCGCGCGCTCGATGAGTTCGGCCGCGCCAACCGCCGGACACGGCAGAACGTCTGGATCAAGACCAGCGTCACCGATCTCACCGAGCGACTCGGCCGTGCCGACGACTGGCCCGCCTTCGCCTCGGCGGCGCTCGGCACCCTGTGCCCGCAGCTGGGTGCAGTGAGCGGGGCGCTGTACCGGGTCGAGGACGACGGTGCCCGCGCGCGCTGCTTCGGGCAGTGGGCGCGCGGTGCCGCGGGCGGCGAGGCGGACATCGTGTTCGCGGCCGGCGAGGGATTGGTCGGCGAAGCGCTGCGTTCGCATGCACCGGTCCGCGTCACCGATCTCCCGCCGGACTATCCGCTGGTACGCGGTGGCCTGGGCGAGAGCCGACCGGCCTACGCGATGGCGGAGCCGCTGACCGTCGGCAGCGAGGTGATCGGCGTGCTCGAGATCAGCGGGTTCCGTTCGCCCGGCGAGGCCGAGCGGGCCCTGCTCGACGAGGCGCGCAGCGTGCTCGCCCTGGCGCTGGACAGTCTCGACGGCGATCTGCGGACGCGCCAGCTGCTGGACGAGACCCGTCAGCAGGCGCAGGCGCTGCGCGAGAGCGAGGAGGAGCTGCGCGCCCAGCAGGAGGAGCTTCGTGCGAGCAATGACACGCTCAGTGCGCAGACCGCCGAGCTCGAGGAGCAGGGTGAGCGCCTGCGCGCTTCCGAGGAGGAGCTGCGTGTCCAGGCGCAGGAACTGCGCGAGGCCAACGGCGAGCTGCAGGAGCGCAGCATGGCGCTGGAGCGCGCCTCCGAGGAGATTGCGCGCAAGAGCCGCGAGGTCGAGCAGGCGTCGCGCTACAAGAGCGAGTTCCTCGCCAACATGTCGCACGAGCTGCGCACGCCGCTGAACGCGCTGCTGATCCTGGCGCGCAGTCTGGCGGACAACGAGCAGGGCAATCTCGACGACGACCAGATCGAGTCCGCCCGCATCATCCACGAGAGCGGCCAGAACCTGCTGCGCCTGATCAACGATGTGCTGGATCTCTCCAAGATCGAGGCCGGCCGGCTCGAGGTCGCTGCCGAGCGCATCGCGCCGCGCGCGCTCTTCGAGCGCCTGCGGCGTGAGTTCGAGCCCATGGCACGCAGCAAGGGGCTCGCCTTCCAACTCGACATCGACGAGGCGCTGCCCGCGCACATCCGGCATGACGGTGACAAGCTGCGTCAGATCGTGGTGAACCTGCTGGGCAATGCCATCAAGTTCACGGAACAGGGCGAGGTGGCGCTGTCTGTCGCCGTGGTCGCCGAGGGCGATGCCGCGCAGCTGTCGGTCGCGGTCCGTGACAGCGGCATCGGCATGGATGCCGCGACCGCCGAACGCGTCTTCCGGGCCTTCGAGCAGGCCGACAGCTCGACCTCCCGGCGCTACGGCGGTACCGGTCTGGGGCTGGCCATCTCCCGTCGTCTGGCGGAGCTGCTGGGGGGCTCGCTGTCGGTCGAGAGCGAGCCCGGCGCCGGTGCCTGCTTCCGCCTGCGGGTGCCGCTGACGCTCGCCGGAGACGACCGTGACGATGCGGAACCGGTGCCCGAGGCGGCGCCGACGCCGGTGCCGAGCGCGCCAGAGCCCGAGCTAGAGCGAGCCGGTAGCGGTGCGCGACCGCGTCTGCTGATCATCGAGGACGACGCCGCGTTTGCGCGGGTGGTGGCGAAGACCGCCGAGGGCCGCGGCCTCGAGGTGCAGCACGCGGCCACCGGCGGAGCCGGTCTGGAGCTGGCGCGCACCCATCCGCCTGCGGGCATCGTGCTCGACCTGGGGCTGCCTGACATGGACGGCAGTGCCGTGGTCGAGGCGTTGCGTGCGGACGAGCGCACGCGGGGCGTGCCGGTGCACATCATCAGCGCCGCGGACGACGCCGGAGGCGCCGACGACGCCGCCATCCGCGGGTTCCTGCGCAAGCCGGTCACGCGCGAGGATCTCGACCAGGTGTTCGCGCGGCTGCTGGGTACCGAGCGCGGCCGGCGCGTGCTCATCGTCGACGATGACGCCGCCACCAGACGGGCGCTCGCGAAGCTGCTGCGCGGCTACCCCGAGATTACGGTCGACGAGGCTGCCGACGGCGAGGCCGCGCTCGCCGCGCTGGGCAGCGGTCGGCGCATCGGCTGCATGATCCTCGATCTCAATCTGCCCGATATCGATGGCTTCGAGCTGCTCGACGCCATTGAACGCAACCCGGACCCGCCGCCGGTGGTGGTCTATTCCGCGCGCGAGCTCAGCGAGGCGGAGATGCTGCGCCTGCGCGGGCACACCGACAGTATCGTCATCAAGGGGGCGCAGGCCACGGACCGCCTGCTCGACGAGGTCAAGCTGTTCCTGCACGCCGTGGACCGGCCGCGCGCCACCGGTGCCGCCGCGGCATCGGGGGGCGCTGCCGATCTCGACGGGCGGCGCGTGCTCATCGTCGACGACGACGTGCGCAATGTTTTCGCGCTGTCCAAGGCGCTGCGCGCGCGCGGGCTGGACGTGGTCATGCAGCAGGATGCCGCCCGGGCGCTCGAGCTCCTGGCGACCGAGGACGCCGGCGGCATCGAGCTCGTGCTGATGGACATCATGATGCCGGGCATCGATGGCTACGAAGCCATGCGCCGGATCCGCGCCGACGCCCGGCACAAGCAGCTCCCGATCATCGCGCTCACGGCGAAGGCGATGCGCGGCGATCGGGAGAAGTGTCTGGAGGCCGGTGCCAGCGACTACCTGAGCAAGCCCGTGGACGTCGACAAGCTGGTCTCGATGATGCGGGTCTGGCTCGACGCGACGCCGCATGACTGA
- a CDS encoding TerB family tellurite resistance protein: protein MTLWDKLKSAIGGDAAGGGDTPDTDIATAVLLYEIACADMEVADAENHTLRNLLAGLPGVDADSIETLIARAAAIKDENVSLHEYVGALNEVCSFDDKRRLVRMIWEVAYADGVLDAHEEHMVRRLSDLLFVPHSVFIQQKLAVQEARGVSDGGEASG from the coding sequence GTGACGTTGTGGGACAAGCTCAAGTCCGCCATTGGCGGCGATGCCGCCGGCGGCGGCGATACACCGGATACCGATATCGCCACGGCCGTGCTGCTCTACGAGATCGCCTGTGCCGACATGGAAGTGGCCGATGCCGAGAACCATACCCTGCGCAATCTGCTGGCAGGGTTGCCCGGCGTCGACGCCGACAGCATCGAGACACTGATCGCGCGCGCCGCCGCGATCAAGGACGAGAACGTCTCGCTGCACGAATACGTCGGGGCGCTCAATGAGGTCTGCAGCTTCGACGACAAGCGCCGGCTCGTGCGCATGATCTGGGAAGTGGCCTACGCCGATGGCGTGCTCGACGCGCACGAGGAGCACATGGTCCGCCGCCTGAGCGATCTGTTGTTCGTGCCGCACAGCGTCTTCATCCAGCAGAAGCTCGCGGTGCAGGAAGCGCGCGGCGTCAGCGACGGCGGGGAGGCCTCCGGATAG
- a CDS encoding DUF6588 family protein: MVPVGTRALRRCALVVALIGTGPVAAEDLQLQPGAAAGDIAAMAKDLSAAYAYKAVGPAEAFGTVGFGIGTFATRVGVDDEGAWQRAGGTDTDTLYAYGLRARKGLPLGIDVSAFYADVPSSDARVIGGALQYALLEGSAVTPGVAVRAGYSRLDGINDFDFDALSLDAIVSKGFAILTPYAGVGYVRGEIDPKVGTLDRESVDRARVFGGMRVSLGLLDITPEIEQSGGSTVANLRLGVTL, encoded by the coding sequence ATGGTTCCGGTAGGCACGCGCGCGCTGCGCCGCTGCGCGCTGGTGGTCGCGCTGATCGGCACCGGACCGGTGGCGGCCGAGGATCTTCAGCTGCAGCCGGGAGCGGCTGCCGGCGATATCGCGGCCATGGCCAAGGACCTGTCCGCGGCCTACGCCTACAAGGCGGTGGGGCCGGCCGAGGCCTTCGGTACGGTCGGCTTCGGCATCGGGACCTTTGCCACCCGGGTCGGCGTCGACGATGAAGGCGCGTGGCAGCGCGCCGGCGGCACCGACACCGATACGCTCTACGCCTACGGTCTGCGAGCGCGCAAGGGGTTGCCGCTTGGCATCGACGTCTCCGCGTTCTACGCGGACGTGCCGAGCAGCGATGCCCGCGTGATCGGCGGAGCCCTGCAGTACGCCCTGCTGGAGGGCAGCGCCGTCACGCCCGGCGTGGCGGTGCGCGCCGGGTACAGTCGCCTGGACGGCATCAACGACTTCGATTTCGATGCGCTCAGTCTCGATGCCATCGTCTCCAAGGGCTTCGCCATCCTCACGCCCTACGCCGGCGTCGGCTACGTGCGCGGCGAGATCGACCCGAAGGTCGGCACGCTGGATCGCGAAAGCGTCGATCGTGCACGCGTGTTCGGCGGCATGCGGGTGTCGCTCGGTCTGCTGGACATCACGCCCGAGATCGAGCAGAGCGGTGGATCGACGGTTGCCAATCTGCGCCTCGGTGTGACGCTGTGA
- a CDS encoding alpha/beta fold hydrolase: MNGLPDPGERRRLTIDGEAGDIECALSAPRGREPVGALLVCHPHPLYGGTMDNKVVTTLAAAAHDAGMAAMRFNFRGVGGSGGAHDEGRGEARDCVLLAQWLREQLGDRPLALAGFSFGGFVALAAQAVIAPAALITVAPAVAYFGEQGVPAWPRMPWLCIHARDDDVVSLEENRARLASADSAPRWEIPEQAGHFFHGRLELVRDPARALLETLSAA; the protein is encoded by the coding sequence GTGAACGGCCTGCCGGACCCCGGTGAACGACGCCGACTGACCATCGACGGCGAGGCGGGCGATATCGAATGCGCGCTGTCGGCCCCTCGCGGCCGCGAGCCGGTCGGCGCGCTGCTCGTCTGTCATCCTCACCCGCTGTACGGCGGCACCATGGACAACAAGGTCGTCACCACGCTGGCGGCCGCCGCGCACGACGCCGGCATGGCCGCCATGCGCTTCAACTTCCGTGGCGTCGGCGGCAGCGGCGGCGCGCACGACGAGGGGCGCGGCGAGGCCCGCGACTGCGTGCTGCTGGCGCAGTGGCTGCGCGAGCAGCTCGGTGACCGCCCGCTGGCGCTGGCCGGGTTCTCCTTCGGGGGCTTCGTCGCGCTCGCCGCGCAGGCCGTGATCGCGCCGGCCGCACTGATCACGGTGGCGCCGGCAGTGGCGTATTTCGGCGAACAGGGCGTACCGGCTTGGCCGCGCATGCCGTGGCTGTGCATCCACGCACGCGACGACGACGTCGTGTCGCTGGAGGAGAACCGCGCGCGACTGGCATCGGCGGATTCGGCTCCGCGGTGGGAGATCCCGGAACAGGCCGGGCACTTCTTCCATGGGCGGCTGGAGCTCGTCCGGGATCCGGCACGCGCCCTGCTGGAGACGCTTTCCGCTGCCTGA
- a CDS encoding DCC1-like thiol-disulfide oxidoreductase family protein produces MTKWLQRWWCDASSVDLRALAAMRVALGVVLLADLVLRLCDLGAFYTDGGALPRATLMGLAEYSRPSLLLMAGGPLWSGAVIAAAGLAALAFAIGWRTRTAALVLFVLLASIQARNPVVLIGGDIQMMALLLWALFLPLGARFSVDAAVARTPPPRSGRYRSIAAFALLVQIVSVYFFSAILKDGDAWWPDGTAVYYALELDRYTTDVGRWLQQYPSLTQPLTHGVWFLEWAAPLLVFAPVFMHGLRTAAWILLSLMHIGFLLCLELGHFPWVSLAALLALTPPTLWHTARRALDRDATARRRTRIYYDRDCGFCLASCHLLRVFLVVPRVRIAPAQDTPRAQRLMDAHWSWVVIDGDNTAHLKYEAFVALLRASLLFRWLAPLAARPWAVRAGDALYDVVAAQRGTIAALTRWLWQPRPVRWRPGAAAHGVAGAALVAVTAWNAHTVGWLPAPVLQPIAPLMQALRIDQRWDMFAPEPSRTDGWIVLPGTLEDGRDIDLHAADRVLDWQRPDPPNAHRNVRWHSYEWRLLALREESLFLAYGRYQCRRFNADRAPGTRLERFDLVYVVETSPPPGGRATLERRTAWHHRCLP; encoded by the coding sequence ATGACGAAGTGGCTGCAACGCTGGTGGTGCGACGCGAGCAGCGTCGACCTGCGTGCGCTGGCGGCGATGCGCGTCGCGCTCGGCGTGGTCCTGCTGGCGGACCTCGTGCTGCGCCTGTGCGATCTCGGTGCCTTCTACACCGACGGCGGCGCGCTGCCCCGCGCCACCCTGATGGGGCTCGCCGAGTACAGCCGCCCCTCGCTCCTGCTGATGGCCGGCGGCCCGCTGTGGAGCGGCGCCGTCATCGCGGCGGCCGGCCTGGCCGCGCTGGCCTTCGCCATCGGCTGGCGCACGCGAACGGCCGCGCTGGTGCTGTTCGTCCTGCTCGCGTCGATCCAGGCGCGCAATCCGGTCGTTCTCATCGGCGGCGACATCCAGATGATGGCGCTGCTGCTGTGGGCGCTCTTCCTGCCGCTGGGTGCGCGCTTCTCGGTCGATGCCGCAGTGGCGCGCACGCCGCCGCCGCGCTCCGGCCGCTACCGCAGCATCGCGGCCTTCGCGCTACTGGTGCAGATCGTCTCGGTGTACTTCTTCTCCGCCATCCTCAAGGACGGCGACGCCTGGTGGCCGGACGGCACCGCGGTGTACTACGCGCTGGAACTCGACCGCTACACCACCGACGTCGGCCGCTGGCTGCAGCAGTATCCATCGCTGACGCAGCCGCTCACCCACGGCGTCTGGTTCCTGGAGTGGGCGGCGCCGCTTCTGGTATTCGCACCGGTGTTCATGCACGGGCTGCGGACCGCGGCCTGGATACTGCTGTCGCTGATGCACATCGGCTTCCTGCTCTGCCTCGAGCTCGGGCACTTCCCGTGGGTGAGCCTGGCGGCGCTGCTGGCGCTGACCCCGCCAACGCTGTGGCACACCGCGCGGCGCGCGCTGGACCGGGACGCGACCGCGCGCCGCCGGACCCGCATCTACTACGACCGCGACTGCGGATTCTGTCTCGCGAGCTGTCATCTGCTGCGCGTGTTCCTGGTCGTTCCGCGGGTCCGCATCGCCCCGGCCCAGGACACGCCGCGCGCGCAGCGCCTCATGGACGCGCACTGGAGCTGGGTCGTCATCGACGGCGACAACACCGCCCATCTCAAGTACGAGGCCTTCGTCGCGCTGCTGCGCGCCAGCCTTCTGTTCCGCTGGCTGGCGCCGCTGGCGGCGCGGCCCTGGGCGGTCCGCGCCGGCGACGCGCTCTACGACGTGGTGGCGGCGCAACGCGGCACCATCGCGGCACTGACACGCTGGCTCTGGCAGCCGCGCCCGGTGCGCTGGCGGCCGGGCGCCGCCGCGCACGGTGTGGCGGGGGCGGCGCTGGTCGCGGTGACGGCGTGGAACGCGCACACCGTGGGCTGGCTGCCCGCCCCGGTGCTGCAGCCGATCGCACCACTGATGCAGGCACTGCGCATCGATCAGCGATGGGACATGTTCGCGCCCGAGCCGTCGCGCACCGACGGCTGGATCGTGCTGCCCGGCACGCTCGAGGACGGCCGCGACATCGACCTGCACGCGGCCGACCGCGTGCTCGACTGGCAGCGCCCCGACCCACCCAACGCCCACCGCAACGTGCGCTGGCACAGCTACGAATGGCGGCTGCTCGCGTTGCGCGAGGAGTCGCTGTTCCTCGCCTACGGACGCTATCAGTGCCGGCGCTTCAATGCCGACCGCGCGCCGGGAACGCGTCTCGAGCGCTTCGACCTGGTCTACGTGGTCGAGACCTCGCCCCCGCCCGGCGGGCGCGCGACGCTCGAACGCCGGACCGCCTGGCACCATCGCTGCCTGCCCTGA